The Lonchura striata isolate bLonStr1 chromosome 12, bLonStr1.mat, whole genome shotgun sequence genome includes a region encoding these proteins:
- the RAB7A gene encoding ras-related protein Rab-7a has protein sequence MTSRKKVLLKVIILGDSGVGKTSLMNQYVNKKFSNQYKATIGADFLTKEVMVDDRLVTMQIWDTAGQERFQSLGVAFYRGADCCVLVFDVTAPNTFKTLDSWRDEFLIQASPRDPENFPFVVLGNKIDLENRQVTTKRAQAWCYSKNNIPYFETSAKEAINVEQAFQTIARNALKQETEVELYNEFPEPIKLDKTDRAKASAESCSC, from the exons ATGACTTCTAGGAAGAAAGTGTTACTGAAAGTCATCATCCTTGGAGACTCTGG GGTGGGAAAGACATCGCTCATGAACCAGTATGTGAACAAGAAATTCAGTAACCAGTACAAGGCTACGATAGGTGCAGACTTCCTGACAAAAGAGGTGATGGTGGATGACAGGCTAGTGACAATGCAG ATATGGGATACAGCAGGCCAAGAACGATTTCAGTCTCTGGGAGTTGCCTTCTACAGGGGAGCAGATTGCTGTGTGCTGGTATTTGATGTCACGGCTCCCAACACATTCAAGACCCTAGACAGCTGGAGGGATGAATTCCTCATTCAGGCCAGTCCAAGGGATCCTgagaattttccttttgttgtgCTGGGAAACAAGATTGACCTAGAAAACAGACAA GTCACCACAAAACGGGCACAAGCCTGGTGCTACAGTAAAAACAACATCCCCTACTTTGAAACCAGTGCCAAGGAGGCCATTAATGTGGAACAAGCTTTCCAGACGATTGCACGAAATGCACTTAAACAG GAAACCGAAGTGGAACTTTACAATGAATTCCCTGAACCCATCAAACTAGACAAGACTGACCGAGCAAAGGcttctgcagagagctgcagctgctga
- the H1-10 gene encoding histone H1.10 translates to MSVDLEESDLPLAEAEEAPLSPEKKAAAKKAKGGGGASLSPSKKRKNNKKKNQPGKYSQLVVETIRKLGERNGSSLAKIYNEAKKVAWFDQQNGRTYLKYSIKALVQNDTLLQVKGTGANGSFKLNRKKLEGGGEGGAGNSAHKSLKKATVSSTRRAEKPAAKNKKPEKKSHKKGAGGAAAKKDKGKAKKATKKGAASPGGKKVKKSAKPKALKSRKA, encoded by the coding sequence ATGTCGGTAGACCTTGAGGAAAGCGATCTGCCCCTGGCCGAGGCAGAGGAGGCGCCGCTCTCCCCGGAGAAGAAAGCGGCTGCTAAGAAGGCGAaaggaggcggcggcgcctcgttGTCGCCATCgaagaaaaggaagaacaaCAAGAAGAAGAATCAGCCGGGTAAATACAGCCAGCTAGTGGTGGAGACGATCCGCAAGCTGGGCGAGCGCAATGGCTCCTCGCTGGCCAAGATCTATAATGAGGCCAAGAAAGTGGCGTGGTTCGACCAGCAGAACGGCAGGACTTACCTAAAGTACTCAATCAAGGCACTGGTGCAGAACGACACGCTGCTCCAGGTCAAGGGCACCGGTGCCAACGGCTCCTTCAAGCTCAACAGGAAGAAACTGGAAggcggcggggaggggggcgcgGGCAACAGCGCCCACAAGTCCCTCAAGAAGGCGACGGTCTCCTCGACCCGGCGGGCGGAGAAGCCGGCGGCCAAGAACAAGAAGCCCGAAAAGAAATCGCACAAGAAGGGagccggcggcgcggcggcgaaGAAGGACAAGGGCAAAGCCAAGAAGGCCACCAAGAAGGGAGCCGCGTCCCCCGGGGGCAAGAAGGTGAAGAAGTCGGCAAAGCCCAAGGCGCTCAAGAGCCGGAAGGCATGA